A region from the Mycolicibacterium phlei genome encodes:
- a CDS encoding SMP-30/gluconolactonase/LRE family protein, whose translation MSAKPPIDPVRWKPPQIDPLPDVPSARLTVVPLPGDAPEDVVVDADGNLWTGLVDGRIVRLSPGDAPKDVDVVATTEGRPLGLHVAHDGRILVCTSPGGLLALDPAAGRLDTLVADVGGRRLTFCSNVTQSPDGTIYFTESTSAFSYAHFKGAAFEARPRGSLFRLDADGTAVTVVAGLYFANGVTPTADGSALVFAETLGRRLSKYWLTGERAGTVTPLVENLPGMPDNLSTGADGRIWCAMVSPPSAAAEWLAPRSPLLRRLLWRLPDRLQPTLKPEVWAVAFDPDSGEAVAGVRTEHPRFGLVTGLVEAHGRLWMGTIGFPALAHCPLPAPL comes from the coding sequence GTGAGCGCGAAACCGCCGATCGACCCCGTCCGCTGGAAGCCGCCGCAGATCGACCCGCTGCCCGACGTCCCGTCGGCGCGGTTGACGGTCGTCCCGCTGCCCGGCGACGCGCCCGAGGACGTCGTCGTCGACGCCGACGGCAACCTCTGGACGGGGTTGGTCGACGGTCGCATCGTGCGGCTCTCGCCCGGCGACGCGCCCAAGGACGTCGACGTCGTCGCCACCACCGAGGGCCGCCCGCTGGGTCTGCACGTCGCTCACGACGGCCGAATCCTGGTGTGCACCAGCCCCGGTGGGCTGCTGGCACTGGATCCGGCCGCCGGCAGGCTGGACACGCTGGTCGCCGACGTGGGCGGGCGCAGGCTGACGTTCTGTTCGAACGTCACCCAATCGCCGGACGGCACAATCTATTTCACCGAGTCGACGAGTGCGTTCAGCTACGCCCACTTCAAGGGCGCGGCGTTCGAGGCGCGCCCGCGCGGCAGCCTGTTCCGCCTCGACGCCGACGGCACCGCGGTCACCGTGGTGGCCGGACTGTACTTCGCCAACGGGGTGACGCCGACGGCCGACGGGTCGGCGCTGGTGTTCGCCGAGACGCTGGGCCGTCGGCTGTCGAAGTACTGGCTGACCGGTGAGCGGGCGGGCACGGTGACCCCGCTGGTCGAGAACCTGCCCGGGATGCCCGACAACCTGTCCACCGGCGCCGACGGGCGGATCTGGTGCGCGATGGTCTCCCCGCCCAGCGCGGCCGCCGAGTGGCTGGCCCCGCGCTCGCCGCTGCTGCGCAGGCTGCTGTGGCGGCTGCCCGACCGGTTGCAGCCGACGCTGAAGCCCGAGGTGTGGGCGGTGGCGTTCGACCCGGACAGCGGCGAGGCCGTCGCCGGTGTGCGCACCGAGCATCCGCGGTTCGGTCTGGTGACCGGGCTGGTCGAGGCGCACGGCCGGCTGTGGATGGGCACGATCGGGTTCCCGGCGCTGGCGCACTGCCCGCTGCCCGCACCGCTGTAA
- a CDS encoding sigma-70 family RNA polymerase sigma factor — translation MVASRVDEFEELRPHLMSVAYRLTGTVADAEDIVQDAWLRWSAAEQEKIADLRAWLTTVVSRLGLDRLRSAARRRETYVGQWLPEPVVTPLDGSDPLAAVVADEDARFAAMVVLDRLTPDQRVAFVLHDGFAVPFDEIADVLGVSAAAARQLASRARRAVAAAPPPAPDDEHNRVAGELMAALAAGDMEAVVRLLHPDATFTGDANRRAPTAPRVIVGAEKVARFLFGLARRYGPGWLDGNQLALVNGQLGAYTFGSTPDDDRPAVMPRVTAVTVRDGKVAALWDIANPDKFTGSPLRCLAGR, via the coding sequence ATGGTCGCCAGCCGAGTCGACGAGTTCGAGGAGCTGCGCCCGCACCTGATGTCGGTGGCCTACCGGCTGACCGGCACGGTGGCCGACGCCGAGGACATCGTGCAGGACGCCTGGCTGCGCTGGAGCGCCGCCGAACAGGAGAAGATCGCCGATCTGCGCGCCTGGTTGACCACCGTGGTCAGCCGGCTCGGGCTGGATCGGCTGCGTTCGGCCGCGCGTCGTCGCGAAACCTATGTGGGGCAATGGCTTCCGGAACCGGTTGTGACGCCGCTGGACGGCAGTGACCCGCTGGCCGCGGTGGTGGCCGATGAGGACGCCCGGTTCGCGGCGATGGTGGTGCTCGACCGGCTCACCCCCGACCAGCGGGTGGCCTTCGTGCTGCACGACGGGTTCGCGGTGCCGTTCGACGAGATCGCCGACGTGCTCGGGGTCAGCGCCGCCGCGGCGCGGCAGCTGGCGTCGCGGGCCCGGCGGGCGGTGGCGGCCGCCCCGCCGCCGGCACCCGACGACGAACACAACCGGGTGGCGGGGGAGTTGATGGCCGCACTGGCCGCCGGTGACATGGAAGCCGTTGTGCGGCTTCTGCATCCGGACGCCACCTTCACCGGTGACGCCAACCGCCGGGCCCCGACCGCGCCGCGTGTCATCGTCGGCGCGGAGAAGGTGGCGCGCTTCCTGTTCGGGCTGGCGCGCCGCTACGGGCCCGGCTGGCTGGACGGCAACCAGCTGGCCCTGGTGAACGGCCAGCTGGGTGCCTACACGTTCGGCTCGACGCCGGATGACGACCGTCCGGCGGTGATGCCCCGGGTGACCGCGGTGACCGTGCGCGACGGCAAGGTCGCCGCGCTCTGGGACATCGCCAACCCGGACAAGTTCACCGGTTCGCCGCTGCGTTGTCTGGCTGGTCGGTAG
- a CDS encoding aspartate aminotransferase family protein, which produces MTTTEIGSDLGAKANRHLWGHFARHGAGITPPIITRGEGVRIWDDKGKSYIDGLSGLFVVQVGHGRAELAEAAAKQAEQLAFFPLWSYATPTAIELAERIANYAPGDLNRVFFTTGGGEAVESAWKLAKNYFKLTGKPGKHKVISRSIAYHGTPQGALAITGLPAFKAQFEPLTPGGFRVPNTNFYRAPEEYSHDIKAFGRYCADRIAEAIEFEGPDTVAAVFLEPVQNAGGCFPPPPGYFERVREICDEYDVLLVSDEVICAYGRIGSMFACDDFGYVPDIITCAKGLTSGYSPIGAMIASDRLFEPFNDGVTTFAHGYTFGGHPVSSAVALANLDIFEREGLNAHVKENAPKFRATLEQLLDVPIVGDVRGEGFFYGIELVKDKATKETFNDEESERLLRGFLTPALWEAGLYCRADDRGDPVVQLAPPLISGEKEFNEIYQILRGVLEEAARRL; this is translated from the coding sequence ATGACTACTACCGAAATCGGCTCTGATCTGGGGGCGAAGGCCAACCGCCACCTGTGGGGCCACTTCGCCCGCCACGGCGCCGGCATCACGCCCCCGATCATCACCCGCGGTGAGGGTGTGCGGATCTGGGACGACAAGGGCAAGAGCTACATCGACGGTCTGTCCGGGCTGTTCGTGGTGCAGGTCGGACACGGCCGCGCCGAGCTCGCCGAGGCCGCCGCCAAACAGGCCGAGCAGCTGGCGTTCTTCCCGCTGTGGTCCTACGCCACCCCGACGGCGATCGAGCTCGCCGAGCGGATCGCCAACTACGCGCCCGGCGACCTGAACCGGGTGTTCTTCACCACCGGCGGCGGCGAGGCCGTCGAGTCGGCGTGGAAGCTGGCCAAGAACTACTTCAAGCTGACCGGCAAACCCGGTAAGCACAAGGTGATCTCGCGATCGATCGCCTACCACGGCACCCCGCAGGGCGCGCTGGCCATCACCGGCCTGCCGGCGTTCAAGGCGCAGTTCGAGCCGCTCACCCCGGGCGGGTTCCGGGTGCCGAACACCAACTTCTACCGCGCGCCCGAGGAGTACTCGCACGACATCAAGGCGTTCGGCCGCTACTGCGCCGACCGCATCGCCGAGGCCATCGAGTTCGAGGGTCCCGACACCGTCGCCGCGGTCTTCCTCGAGCCGGTGCAGAACGCCGGCGGCTGCTTCCCGCCGCCCCCGGGCTATTTCGAGCGGGTGCGCGAGATCTGCGACGAGTACGACGTGCTGCTGGTCTCCGACGAGGTGATCTGCGCCTACGGCCGCATCGGCTCGATGTTCGCCTGCGACGACTTCGGCTACGTGCCCGACATCATCACCTGCGCAAAGGGTTTGACGTCCGGCTACTCGCCGATCGGCGCGATGATCGCCAGCGACCGGCTGTTCGAGCCGTTCAACGACGGCGTGACCACGTTCGCGCACGGCTACACGTTCGGCGGGCACCCGGTGTCGTCGGCGGTGGCGCTGGCCAACCTCGACATCTTCGAGCGCGAGGGCCTCAACGCCCACGTCAAGGAGAACGCGCCGAAGTTCCGCGCCACCCTCGAACAGCTGCTGGACGTGCCGATCGTCGGCGACGTCCGCGGTGAGGGCTTCTTCTACGGCATCGAGCTGGTCAAAGACAAGGCCACCAAGGAGACGTTCAACGACGAGGAGTCCGAGCGGCTGCTGCGCGGCTTCTTGACCCCCGCGTTGTGGGAGGCGGGTCTGTACTGCCGCGCCGACGACCGCGGCGACCCGGTCGTGCAGCTGGCTCCCCCGCTGATCAGCGGTGAGAAAGAGTTCAACGAGATCTACCAGATCCTGCGCGGCGTACTCGAGGAAGCCGCCCGCCGGCTGTAG
- a CDS encoding Lrp/AsnC family transcriptional regulator, translating to MPNPGAAHPIGPVSFRVNTSKPGAAFQLDDLSKQIIEKLQQDGRRSYAGIGKDVGLSEAAVRQRVQRMVDAGVMQIVAVTDPMQLGFARQAMIGIRCTGDTTKVAEKLAELESVDYVVLTAGSFDAIVEVVCEDDDSLLDLLNTQIRALPGVISTETLVYLKLVKQQYNWGTR from the coding sequence ATGCCTAACCCGGGTGCAGCTCACCCCATCGGGCCCGTCTCTTTCCGCGTCAACACCTCCAAACCGGGCGCGGCGTTCCAACTTGATGACCTGAGCAAGCAGATCATCGAGAAGCTGCAGCAGGACGGGCGCCGGTCCTACGCAGGCATCGGCAAGGATGTCGGCTTGTCCGAGGCCGCCGTGCGTCAGCGCGTGCAGCGCATGGTCGACGCCGGTGTGATGCAGATCGTAGCCGTCACCGATCCGATGCAACTCGGGTTCGCGCGCCAGGCGATGATCGGCATCCGTTGCACCGGCGACACCACCAAGGTCGCCGAGAAGCTGGCCGAACTCGAGTCGGTGGACTACGTGGTGCTGACCGCGGGATCCTTCGACGCGATCGTGGAGGTCGTCTGCGAGGACGACGACAGCCTCCTCGACCTTCTCAACACCCAGATCCGAGCCCTTCCGGGAGTGATATCCACCGAAACGCTCGTATATCTGAAACTTGTTAAACAGCAATACAATTGGGGTACACGATGA
- a CDS encoding universal stress protein, whose amino-acid sequence MHLTVGYLATPAGDDGVALAGVLARTFGARVDVVLVVREELPDGHPGRAEYQRLLVERGEEWISKAIDALAAMGVSASSTVLVGESFAETLIGFAEERHSDAIVVGGARYGLFGGHVIGSVAGALLHASPIPVALAPRGYAEDPPDAITKVTAAVPTRPRDDNPLPFALDLASAAGLPLRMLSLVSAENLNDADSVREVRQMQVAAAEENLAVAARTLPDTADIESLVADGLTLESALKKLSWRDSDLLVVGSSRFAAPRRIFLGSTAARILAGVDAPVLVIPHS is encoded by the coding sequence ATGCATTTGACCGTCGGATATCTCGCCACACCCGCCGGCGACGACGGTGTCGCGCTGGCCGGGGTGCTCGCCAGGACCTTCGGCGCGCGGGTGGACGTCGTGCTGGTGGTGCGCGAGGAGCTGCCCGACGGGCATCCGGGTCGCGCCGAGTATCAGAGGCTGCTCGTCGAGCGCGGCGAGGAGTGGATCTCGAAGGCGATCGACGCGCTGGCCGCGATGGGGGTGAGCGCCTCGTCGACGGTGCTGGTCGGTGAGTCGTTCGCCGAGACGCTGATCGGGTTCGCCGAGGAGAGGCACTCCGATGCGATCGTCGTCGGCGGCGCGCGCTACGGGCTGTTCGGCGGCCACGTCATCGGCTCGGTGGCCGGCGCGCTGCTGCACGCCTCCCCGATCCCGGTCGCGCTGGCGCCGCGCGGCTACGCCGAGGATCCGCCCGACGCGATCACCAAGGTGACGGCGGCGGTGCCGACCCGGCCCAGGGACGACAACCCATTGCCGTTCGCGCTGGACCTGGCCAGCGCCGCCGGGCTACCGCTGCGGATGCTGTCGCTGGTGTCCGCGGAGAACCTCAACGACGCCGACAGTGTGCGGGAGGTGCGCCAGATGCAGGTCGCCGCCGCCGAGGAGAACCTCGCGGTGGCCGCCCGCACGCTGCCGGACACCGCGGACATCGAGTCCCTGGTCGCCGACGGTCTCACGCTGGAGTCCGCGCTCAAGAAGCTCAGCTGGCGCGATTCGGACCTGCTGGTCGTCGGGTCCAGCCGGTTCGCCGCGCCGCGCCGGATCTTCCTGGGCTCCACCGCCGCACGGATCCTGGCCGGCGTCGACGCCCCGGTGCTGGTGATCCCGCACTCCTGA
- a CDS encoding gamma-aminobutyraldehyde dehydrogenase produces the protein MTASSVSTSVAGSWINGAPVVTGGATHQVINPATGQAVAEYAAATPADVDTAVAAARAALPEWATATPADRSSVLFKLAKLTGDAADDLVAEEVSQTGKPVRLASEFDVPGSVDNIDFFAGAARHLEGKATAEYSPDHTSSIRREPVGVVGTITPWNYPLQMAVWKVIPALAAGCSVVIKPCELTPLTTLTLARLAKEAGLPDGVLNVVTGLGSDVGSALAGHRDVDVVTFTGSTPVGRKVMAAAAAHGHRVQLELGGKAPFVVFDDADLDAAIQGAAAGALINTGQDCTAAARAIVARELYDDFVAGVAEVFSKVVVGDPEDPDTDLGPLISMAHRAKVAGMVERAPGQGGRIVCGGKAPDRPGSFYLPTVIADVDESSEVYRDEIFGPVLTVRPFTDDDDAIRQANDTDYGLAASAWTRDVYRAQRASREIKAGCVWINDHIPIISEMPHGGVGASGFGKDMSDYSFEEYLTIKHVMSDLTGVADKDWHRIIFTKR, from the coding sequence ATGACTGCGAGTTCTGTATCCACCAGCGTGGCAGGCAGCTGGATCAACGGCGCACCGGTGGTCACCGGCGGGGCCACCCACCAGGTCATCAACCCCGCGACCGGGCAGGCCGTCGCCGAATACGCCGCGGCCACCCCGGCCGACGTCGACACCGCGGTCGCCGCGGCGCGCGCCGCGCTGCCGGAGTGGGCCACCGCCACCCCGGCGGACCGGTCAAGTGTTCTGTTCAAGCTGGCGAAATTGACCGGCGACGCCGCCGACGACCTGGTCGCCGAGGAGGTCAGCCAGACCGGTAAGCCGGTGCGGCTGGCCTCGGAGTTCGACGTGCCGGGCAGCGTCGACAACATCGACTTCTTCGCCGGCGCCGCCCGCCACCTGGAGGGCAAGGCCACCGCCGAGTACTCGCCCGACCACACGTCGAGCATCCGCCGCGAACCGGTCGGCGTGGTGGGCACCATCACCCCGTGGAACTACCCGCTGCAGATGGCGGTGTGGAAGGTCATCCCCGCGCTGGCCGCCGGCTGCTCGGTGGTGATCAAACCGTGTGAGCTCACCCCGCTGACCACGCTGACGCTGGCCCGGCTGGCCAAGGAGGCCGGCCTGCCCGACGGGGTGCTCAACGTCGTCACCGGCCTGGGCTCCGATGTCGGCTCGGCGCTGGCCGGGCACCGCGACGTCGACGTCGTCACGTTCACCGGGTCGACGCCGGTCGGCCGCAAGGTGATGGCCGCCGCCGCGGCGCACGGGCACCGGGTGCAGCTCGAGCTCGGCGGTAAGGCGCCGTTCGTGGTGTTCGACGACGCCGACCTGGACGCCGCCATCCAGGGCGCGGCCGCCGGCGCGCTGATCAACACCGGCCAGGACTGCACCGCCGCGGCCCGCGCGATCGTCGCCCGCGAGCTCTACGACGACTTCGTCGCCGGTGTCGCCGAGGTGTTCTCCAAGGTGGTCGTCGGCGACCCGGAGGACCCAGACACCGACCTGGGGCCGCTGATCTCGATGGCGCACCGCGCCAAGGTCGCCGGCATGGTCGAACGCGCACCCGGCCAGGGCGGGCGGATCGTGTGCGGCGGCAAGGCGCCCGACCGGCCCGGCTCGTTCTACCTGCCGACGGTGATCGCCGACGTCGACGAGTCCTCGGAGGTGTACCGCGACGAGATCTTCGGGCCGGTGCTGACCGTGCGCCCGTTCACCGACGACGACGACGCGATCCGGCAGGCCAACGACACCGACTACGGCCTGGCCGCCTCGGCGTGGACCCGCGACGTGTACCGCGCGCAGCGGGCGTCACGCGAGATCAAGGCCGGCTGCGTGTGGATCAACGACCACATCCCGATCATCAGCGAGATGCCGCACGGCGGTGTCGGCGCGTCCGGGTTCGGCAAGGACATGAGCGACTACTCGTTCGAGGAGTACCTCACCATCAAGCACGTGATGAGCGACCTCACCGGGGTGGCCGACAAGGACTGGCACCGCATCATCTTCACCAAGCGGTAG
- a CDS encoding carboxymuconolactone decarboxylase family protein has translation MTEKTRIDPVAPKQANLLTRLMYRVAKRRFGEVPEPFTVYAHHPGQLLTSAVHETLLEKTSTRLPANVRELAVYWTARQIGCSWCVDFGTMLQRLDGLDIDRLKHIDDYATSPLFTDDERAAIAYAQAVTTDPHTVTDEQVADLRRRFGDAGVIELTMQIGVENMRARVNAALGITEQGFNSGDACRVPWATDQPDNAAANR, from the coding sequence ATGACCGAGAAAACACGCATCGACCCTGTTGCCCCGAAGCAAGCCAACCTGCTGACCCGGCTGATGTACCGGGTCGCCAAACGGCGCTTCGGCGAGGTGCCCGAACCGTTCACCGTCTACGCCCACCATCCGGGCCAGCTGCTGACCAGCGCGGTGCACGAGACGCTGCTGGAGAAGACCAGCACCCGCCTGCCCGCGAACGTGCGTGAACTGGCCGTGTATTGGACCGCCCGCCAGATCGGCTGCTCGTGGTGCGTGGACTTCGGCACCATGCTGCAGCGCCTCGACGGCCTCGACATCGACCGGCTCAAGCACATCGACGACTACGCGACCTCGCCGCTGTTCACCGACGACGAGCGCGCCGCGATCGCCTACGCCCAGGCCGTCACCACCGATCCGCACACCGTCACCGATGAGCAGGTCGCCGACCTGCGCCGGCGCTTCGGCGATGCCGGGGTGATCGAGCTGACCATGCAGATCGGCGTGGAGAACATGCGCGCCCGCGTCAACGCCGCGCTGGGCATCACCGAGCAGGGCTTCAACTCCGGCGACGCGTGCCGGGTGCCGTGGGCTACCGACCAGCCAGACAACGCAGCGGCGAACCGGTGA
- a CDS encoding succinate dehydrogenase iron-sulfur subunit — protein MSAPVIDKPEAGDPELPPVPDGAVFVTLKIARFNPENPDAYADSGGWQSFRVPCLPSDRLLNLLHYVKWYLDGTLTFRRSCAHGVCGSDAMRINGVNRLACKVLMRDMLPKNPKKELTITIEPIRGLPVEKDLVVNMEPFFDAYRAIKPYLVTSGNPPTRERIQSPTDRARYDDTTKCILCACCTTSCPIYWSEGSYFGPAAIVNAHRFIFDSRDEAAAERLDILNEVDGVWRCRTTFNCTESCPRGIQVTKAIQEVKRALMFAR, from the coding sequence ATGAGTGCACCCGTCATTGACAAGCCGGAAGCCGGCGATCCCGAGCTGCCGCCCGTGCCCGACGGCGCGGTGTTCGTCACCCTGAAGATCGCCCGCTTCAACCCGGAGAATCCGGACGCCTATGCGGATTCGGGGGGCTGGCAGAGCTTCCGGGTGCCGTGCCTGCCCAGCGACCGTCTGCTGAACCTGCTGCACTACGTGAAGTGGTACCTGGACGGCACGCTGACGTTCCGCCGGTCGTGCGCGCACGGTGTGTGCGGGTCCGACGCCATGCGGATCAACGGCGTGAACCGGCTGGCGTGCAAGGTTCTGATGCGCGACATGCTGCCGAAGAACCCGAAGAAGGAACTGACGATCACCATCGAGCCGATCCGCGGCCTGCCCGTGGAGAAGGATCTCGTGGTGAACATGGAGCCGTTCTTCGACGCCTACCGCGCGATCAAGCCGTACCTGGTCACCAGCGGCAACCCGCCGACCCGGGAGCGCATCCAGAGCCCCACCGACCGGGCCCGCTACGACGACACCACCAAGTGCATCCTGTGCGCGTGCTGCACGACGAGCTGCCCGATCTACTGGAGCGAGGGGTCGTACTTCGGTCCGGCCGCGATCGTCAACGCGCACCGGTTCATCTTCGACTCGCGTGACGAGGCCGCCGCCGAGCGCCTCGACATCCTCAACGAGGTCGACGGCGTGTGGCGCTGCCGCACGACGTTCAACTGCACCGAGTCGTGCCCGCGTGGCATCCAGGTGACCAAGGCGATTCAGGAGGTCAAGCGCGCCCTGATGTTCGCGCGCTGA
- a CDS encoding APC family permease has protein sequence MAIQQPAVPAVGEKGLQAGALGLVGNIVIGLAATAPAYSLAATLGYVVLAVGEKAPSMFVVAFIPMLLVAFAYKELAEDTPDCGTTFTWGTKAFGPWVGWIGGWGLAVSAIIVLANVAEVSAIYLFEFLNLDDLADNLLAKVLLGSFFIVGMTLVSARGIVVSERLQNVLMAIQFGVLIVISAIALIRVFSGTAGAQAVSPQLSWLWPSGLDESSIAAAVILCIFIYWGWDACLAVGEETKNPGRTPGIAAVLTTLILVFTYVLVAYAVQSFSGFSDVGIGLNNPDNTDDVLTVLGKPVAGAIAASALLLTVSVSALSSTQTTILPTARGTLSMAVYEAIPKRFASVHPRYMTPAFGTIVMGLSALFFYLLLSLLSENALADSIASLGLAVAFYYGITAFACVWYFRSTLLSSVRNLFFRGIFPVLGGLAMTWAFFQSAIDMIQPDYGYTAFGPVGGVFVLGVGMLVLGVPLMLACFAFGTKRFFRGETLTPTTEVKVPDTY, from the coding sequence ATGGCCATACAGCAACCCGCCGTCCCCGCGGTCGGCGAGAAGGGACTGCAGGCGGGCGCTCTGGGCCTGGTCGGCAACATCGTGATCGGCCTGGCCGCCACGGCACCGGCGTACAGCCTGGCCGCCACGCTCGGCTACGTGGTTCTCGCCGTCGGCGAGAAGGCGCCGTCGATGTTCGTGGTGGCCTTCATCCCGATGCTGTTGGTGGCGTTCGCCTACAAGGAGCTCGCCGAGGACACCCCCGACTGCGGCACCACATTCACCTGGGGCACCAAGGCATTCGGGCCGTGGGTCGGCTGGATCGGCGGCTGGGGGCTGGCGGTTTCGGCGATCATCGTGCTGGCCAACGTCGCCGAGGTGTCCGCGATCTACCTGTTCGAGTTCCTCAACCTCGACGACCTCGCCGACAACCTGTTGGCGAAGGTGCTGCTGGGCTCGTTCTTCATCGTGGGGATGACGCTGGTCAGCGCCCGCGGCATCGTGGTCTCCGAGCGGCTGCAGAACGTCCTGATGGCCATCCAGTTCGGTGTGCTCATCGTGATCAGCGCCATCGCGCTGATCCGCGTGTTCTCCGGAACCGCTGGTGCGCAGGCGGTTTCACCGCAGCTGTCCTGGCTGTGGCCGTCCGGTCTGGACGAGTCGTCGATCGCGGCGGCGGTCATCCTGTGCATCTTCATCTACTGGGGGTGGGACGCCTGCCTGGCCGTCGGCGAGGAGACCAAGAACCCGGGCCGCACCCCCGGGATCGCCGCGGTGCTGACCACGCTGATCCTGGTGTTCACCTACGTGCTGGTGGCCTACGCCGTGCAGTCGTTCTCCGGGTTCAGCGACGTCGGCATCGGACTGAACAACCCGGACAACACCGACGACGTGCTCACCGTGCTCGGCAAACCCGTCGCGGGGGCCATCGCCGCGTCGGCGCTGCTGCTGACGGTCTCGGTGTCGGCGCTGTCGTCGACGCAGACCACGATCCTGCCGACCGCCCGAGGCACCCTGTCGATGGCGGTGTACGAGGCGATCCCGAAGCGGTTCGCCAGCGTGCATCCCCGGTACATGACCCCGGCGTTCGGCACCATCGTGATGGGCCTGTCGGCGTTGTTCTTCTACCTGCTGCTGAGCCTGCTGTCGGAGAACGCGCTGGCCGACTCGATCGCGTCGCTGGGTCTGGCCGTCGCCTTCTACTACGGCATCACCGCGTTCGCCTGCGTGTGGTACTTCCGCTCCACGCTGTTGAGTTCGGTGCGAAACCTGTTCTTCCGCGGGATCTTCCCCGTGCTCGGCGGGTTGGCGATGACGTGGGCGTTCTTCCAGAGCGCGATCGACATGATCCAGCCCGACTACGGCTACACGGCGTTCGGGCCGGTCGGCGGGGTGTTCGTCCTCGGGGTCGGGATGCTGGTGCTGGGGGTGCCGCTCATGCTGGCCTGCTTCGCGTTCGGCACCAAACGCTTCTTCCGCGGCGAGACGTTGACGCCGACCACCGAGGTCAAGGTCCCCGACACCTACTGA
- a CDS encoding D-alanyl-D-alanine carboxypeptidase family protein, giving the protein MAKIRTRVAALVAALFVLGGPAVANAQPPAAPEPSACPYRETTPPAVDASEEPKPGEAPPAPLPVPAKPLGGDALSGCGVITAPGTPPVPEDVSAEAWIVADLDTGDVIAAKDPHGRHRPASIIKVLVAMQAIKELPIHKVVPGTAEDQAQEGTKVGVGEGGHYSINDLLHGLMMYSGNDAAFALARNLGGWDATLAKLNDLAHKLGGLDTRVATPSGLDGPGMSTSAYDMALFYRYAWQNPIFAKIVATREFDFPGRGDVGYPIENDNKLLANYPGALGGKTGYTDDAGQTFVGAAERDGRRLVAVLLKGTRQPIAPWEQAARLLDYGFATPPGTKIGTLVDPDPVLTGQKPAADPTVTAATPLPEIDAVPVRVGVAVVGTVIVFMLIMGARSLNRRSARL; this is encoded by the coding sequence ATGGCGAAGATCCGTACTCGCGTCGCCGCGCTGGTGGCGGCGTTGTTCGTGCTCGGCGGACCGGCCGTCGCGAACGCGCAGCCGCCGGCCGCCCCGGAACCCAGCGCCTGCCCGTACCGCGAGACGACACCGCCGGCCGTCGACGCCTCCGAGGAACCCAAGCCCGGCGAGGCGCCGCCCGCCCCGCTGCCGGTGCCCGCCAAGCCGCTCGGCGGTGACGCGCTGTCCGGCTGCGGCGTGATCACCGCACCGGGCACCCCGCCGGTGCCCGAGGACGTCTCCGCGGAGGCCTGGATCGTCGCCGACCTCGACACCGGCGACGTCATCGCCGCCAAGGACCCGCACGGCCGCCACCGCCCGGCCAGCATCATCAAGGTGCTGGTCGCGATGCAGGCCATCAAGGAGCTGCCGATCCACAAGGTGGTGCCCGGCACCGCCGAGGACCAGGCCCAGGAGGGCACCAAGGTCGGTGTCGGCGAGGGCGGCCACTACTCGATCAACGACCTGCTGCACGGGCTGATGATGTACTCGGGCAACGACGCCGCGTTCGCGCTGGCCCGCAACCTCGGCGGGTGGGACGCGACGCTGGCCAAGCTCAACGATCTGGCCCACAAGCTCGGCGGCCTCGACACCCGGGTGGCCACCCCGTCCGGGCTGGACGGCCCGGGCATGAGCACCTCGGCCTACGACATGGCGCTTTTCTACCGCTACGCCTGGCAGAACCCGATCTTCGCCAAGATCGTGGCCACCCGGGAGTTCGACTTCCCGGGCCGCGGCGATGTCGGCTACCCGATCGAGAACGACAACAAGCTGCTGGCCAACTATCCGGGCGCGCTGGGCGGTAAGACCGGCTACACCGACGACGCGGGCCAGACCTTCGTCGGCGCCGCCGAGCGCGACGGGCGCCGGCTGGTCGCCGTGCTGCTCAAGGGCACCCGCCAGCCGATCGCGCCGTGGGAGCAGGCCGCCCGGCTGCTCGACTACGGGTTCGCCACCCCGCCCGGCACCAAGATCGGCACGCTGGTCGATCCCGACCCGGTGCTGACCGGCCAGAAGCCGGCCGCCGACCCGACGGTCACCGCCGCCACCCCGCTGCCGGAGATCGACGCGGTGCCGGTGCGGGTCGGTGTCGCGGTGGTCGGCACCGTCATCGTGTTCATGCTCATCATGGGCGCGCGGTCGCTGAACCGCCGCAGCGCCCGGCTCTAA